In a single window of the Arachis hypogaea cultivar Tifrunner chromosome 6, arahy.Tifrunner.gnm2.J5K5, whole genome shotgun sequence genome:
- the LOC112697110 gene encoding uncharacterized protein: MRHPAPPREARKRQQIITKNALFILSVGKIRIEAFPNDENHDPSPKQTAPPPLSLFFMSILPSQAQPAPSSSSSPSTSNPNSQYGFPNSLPSSSISSLSSQFNNFDSNIDASFGSLRISDPQSPCHHPGSSTQATEDSRGPSEKVMESVSASGISSSSPSQNSGIHSRSHAGKRAGGSSHSSGKTAGMLSSHRHQQNPVSANYPGSSPPLGRRSQMVNGNYLLNFQYDPISRSQPRGPPPPLPRRQRKRRPYNKDLFLQANYRFMVLDTGNYSPQSMDPDKMLQWEDIICVTYSTPFPVQCPICLEYPLCPQITSCGHIFCFPCILQYLMLGEEDHKGDCWKRCPLCFVMISVKDLYTVHITNVKQYQVGDNIEFTFLTRKKDSFTLSHKNKQETDIASSSNGDLCDPFSKFTLTSDVDLSVRHAISDLDGWLARADSGLVDDLEKLPYVCAAMQQLKQRKKYWNEHRASDISSRLIDSEHQIQLTAANAVDADGETHSNGSRISTVDFQDQSKGIILDKSTAEACPHQTLDGEKLIEQEINPSSSYEEKNGVQRHSNGIGETKESDSYNFFQAVDGQHIILHPLNTKCLLHHYGSYDMLPHRITGKILQMETVTQSEAMRRRYKFLSHFPLTTTFQLCEIDLSEMLPPEALAPFMDEIKKRAHQRKQLAKKEQKEKFKAEAAAAYSFPIPSYKLASYDDTPTFSMDDFEALGNSAMSSSPPVVGERKTFSNVTRLGFAAAHDSPSLQIQETSSTHNNNTVTSPTGTTGPRNVETPSYSNVTSRAESNVNMNASNTNDFGKKRKKQNRVLLSTSGGRRY, from the exons ATGCGGCACCCAGCCCCACCCAGGGAAGCGAGAAAGCGCcaacaaataataacaaaaaatgctTTGTTCATTCTGAGCGTTGGTAAAATTAGAATAGAAGCCTTTCCCAACGACGAAAATCACGACCCTTCTCCAAAACAAACCGCCCCTCCCCCTCTCTCCCTTTTTTTCATGTCCATCTTGCCCTCACAAGCCCAGCCAGCACCATCGTCTTCTTCATCTCCTTCAACttcaaaccctaattcccaatatGGATTCCCGAATTCTCTTCCCTCTTCCTCAATTTCCTCTCTCTCTTCGCAATTCAACAACTTCGACAGCAACATCGATGCTTCTTTCGGATCCCTTCGAATCTCTGATCCCCAATCTCCCTGCCACCATCCAG GTTCATCAACTCAAGCTACAGAAGATTCTCGTGGACCTTCCGAAAAG GTGATGGAGTCGGTGTCTGCAAGTGGTATAAGTTCTTCTTCACCTTCACAAAACTCTGGAATACATTCTAGGAGTCACGCTGGAAAACGAGCAGGTGGATCATCCCACTCATCAGGGAAGACAGCAGGAATGCTTTCCTCTCATAGACATCAACAGAATCCTGTGTCTGCAAATTATCCTGGAAGTTCCCCTCCACTGGGAAGGAGATCTCAGATGGTGAATGGCAATTACTTGCTGAATTTTCAGTATGATCCAATATCCCGTTCTCAACCAAGAGGGCCTCCACCTCCTCTTCCAAGAAGGCAACGGAAGAGAAGGCCATACAACAAGGATTTGTTTCTGCAGGCAAATTACAGATTCATGGTCCTAGATACAGGAAATTATTCTCCCCAGTCGATGGATCCAGATAAAATGTTGCAGTGGGAGGATATTATATGTGTGACATATTCAACCCCCTTCCCAGTTCAGTGCCCAATTTGTTTGGAGTATCCTCTGTGTCCCCAGATAACCTCATGCGGGCATATTTTTTGTTTCCCATGTATACTACAGTACTTGATGCTGGGTGAAGAGGATCACAAAGGTGATTGCTGGAAAAGGTGTCCTTTATGCTTTGTGATGATATCTGTCAAGGATTTGTATACTGTCCACATAACAAATGTCAAACAATATCAAGTAGGGGATAATATTGAGTTCACATTTTTAACACGAAAAAAGGATTCATTTACTTTATCTCATAAAAATAAACAAGAGACAGATATTGCATCAAGTAGCAATGGAGATTTATGTGATCCGTTTTCCAAGTTCACACTCACATCAGATGTagatctctctgttagacacgcAATATCAGATCTAGATGGCTGGCTGGCCAGAGCTGATTCAGGGCTTGTCGATGACCTGGAGAAGCTTCCATATGTTTGTgctgcaatgcaacaactaaaacAAAGGAAGAAATATTGGAATGAACATAGGGCTTCTGACATTTCTTCAAGGCTTATTGATTCTGAACATCAGATACAATTGACAGCTGCAAATGCTGTGGATGCTGATGGTGAAACCCATTCTAATGGATCAAGGATTTCCACTGTAGATTTCCAGGACCAAAGTAAGGGAATAATATTGGATAAGTCAACTGCTGAAGCCTGTCCACATCAAACTTTGGATGGAGAGAAATTGATAGAACAAGAAATCAATCCATCCTCATCATATGAGGAGAAGAATGGTGTTCAAAGGCATTCAAATGGAATTGGAGAGACGAAGGAAAGTGATTCTTACAATTTCTTTCAG gCTGTGGATGGCCAGCATATAATTCTCCATCCACTGAACACGAAATGTTTACTTCATCATTATGGGAGTTATGACATGCTTCCACACAG AATAACGGGAAAGATTCTGCAAATGGAAACGGTTACCCAGTCCGAGGCCATGAGGAGGCGATATAAATTCTTAAGTCATTTTCCGTTGACAACAACTTTTCAG CTGTGTGAAATTGATTTGAGTGAGATGTTGCCTCCTGAAGCACTGGCCCCATTTATGGATGAAATAAAGAAGCGTGCACACCAGAGGAAACAACTCGCAAAGAAG GAGCAAAAGGAAAAATTCAAGGCGGAAGCTGCTGCCGCTTATTCTTTTCCCATTCCAAGTTATAAACTTGCTTCGTATGATGACACTCCAACATTTTCTATGGATGACTTTGAAG cCTTGGGAAATTCAGCTATGTCATCAAGTCCTCCAGTTGTTGGGGAAAGAAAAACATTCTCAAATGTTACCCGGCTTGGATTCGCCGCTGCTCATGATTCTCCATCCTTACAAATCCAAGAAACCAGCAGTACCCATAATAACAATACGGTCACTAGTCCTACTGGCACAACAG GTCCAAGAAATGTGGAGACACCATCATATTCCAATGTTACATCCAGAGCCGAATCAAATGTAAACATGAATGCATCAAACACAAATGACTTTGGGAAGAAGCGGAAAAAGCAAAATCGAGTTCTCCTATCGACATCTGGTGGCAGGCGTTACTGA
- the LOC112697109 gene encoding sugar transport protein 10 isoform X1 encodes MRMERKEEESQSFEVTVNKGKEVDSSPSPAAKNRKEDDYWHSIKLIRQAQFMTGGDKLGLEGLPYVQTYLPSKEDTRAANKVNRNMGDVGTTSNPPDPGAMVDANSPVVSVSISPMVEQASTDKFGRRLLFLEGGAQMLVSQIVVGIMIGMKFGLNGEGSFNKGEADILLLFICLYVAAFAWSWGPLGWLVPSEICSLEVRPAGQAINVAINMFFTFGIAQIFLSLLCHFKFGLFFFFAAWVLVMTIFIAFLLPETKNVPVEEMNYVWKSHWFWNKYMPECEDLVAGAYNNSEATLSN; translated from the exons ATGCGAATGGAgaggaaggaagaagagagtCAAAGTTTTGAAGTAACGGTGAATAAGGGGAAAGAAGTAGACTCCTCACCTAGTCCTGCAGCAAAAAATCGGAAGGAAGATGATTATTGGCACTCAATTAAATTGATTAGACAGGCACAATTCATGACTGGAGGTGACAAGCTGGGCTTGGAAGGGCTTCCCTATGTTCAAACATATCTTCCTTCGAAGGAGGATACCAGGGCTGCAAATAAAGTAAATCGCAATATGGGAGACGTGGGTACAACGTCAAATCCACCGGACCCCGGAGCAATGGTTGATGCAAACTCTCCTGTGGTTTCTGTCTCAATTTCTCCCATGGTGGAGCAAGCTTCAACAG ACAAATTTGGAAGAAGGCTATTGTTTCTTGAAGGTGGCGCTCAGATGCTTGTTTCTCAG ATTGTGGTTGGAATCATGATCGGCATGAAGTTTGGATTGAATGGTGAAGGATCATTTAACAAAGGAGAAGCAGACATCCTGttgttgtttatttgtttatatgtGGCAGCATTTGCATGGTCATGGGGGCCACTAGGTTGGTTGGTACCAAGCGAAATATGTTCTCTTGAAGTTCGACCAGCAGGCCAAGCTATTAATGTGGCAATCAACATGTTCTTTACCTTTGGCATTGCTCAAATATTTCTTAGCTTGCTTTGCCATTTCAAGTTtggtctctttttcttctttgctgCTTGGGTGCTCGTCATGACCATTTTTATTGCCTTCTTGTTACCTGAGACTAAGAACGTCCCTgttgaagaaatgaattatgtttgGAAGTCTCACTGGTTTTGGAACAAGTATATGCCTGAATGTGAAGATCTCGTTGCTGGGGCTTACAACAATTCCGAAGCTACTCTTTCAAATTAA
- the LOC112697111 gene encoding sialyltransferase-like protein 1, which translates to MRQHKLLSSSASNNRRPRILYLVCAVALFSLLLFAIQSSFFSGSLISDRNREQISVLSNFQTSVQQCVAKKGLGLTAQIIDHCKLILKYPEGTNSTWYNAQFKHFEPLEYKFDVCESILLWEQYRNMTTILTREYLDVRPDGWVDYAPQRIAQLGAKKCYNKTLCEENLNILLPAKPPFHPRQFRTCAVVGNSGDLLKTEFGEEIDSHDAVFRDNEAPVNEKYAKYVGLKRDFRLVVRGAARNMVPILNGSDDEILIIKSLTHREINAIIKTIPNPVYLFQGIVLRRGAKGTGMKSIELALSMCDIVDIYGFTVDPGYTEWTRYFSAPRKGHNPLQGRAYYQLLECLGLIRIHSPMRSMRKQDWSDVPSREMISQAHAAAKQLKLSQSNQAGDLGQFGSCKVWGDVDPKKMGPVSGSPDMSDVRKKSNYNKWEVMPFKSLRKEAQDHYIQMQGVSLYKMDGNRLDDLVCVRHPLKSDV; encoded by the exons ATGAGGCAGCACAAGCTGCTATCATCATCAGCGAGCAATAACAGGAGACCCAGGATTCTGTATCTGGTGTGCGCCGTTGCATTgttctctctcctcctctttgCCATTCAATCCTCTTTCTTCTCAG GTTCCCTCATTTCAGATCGCAACAGAGAGCAAATTAGTGTCTTGTCAAACTTCCAGACCAGTGTTCAGCAGTGTGTG GCTAAAAAGGGGCTTGGACTCACTGCACAAATTATTGACCACTGTAAATTGATCCTTAAATATCCTGAAGGCACCAACAGCACCTGG TACAATGCACAGTTTAAACACTTTGAGCCTTTGGAGTACAAATTTGATGTGTGCGAGTCGATCTTGTTGTGGGAACAG TACCGTAACATGACCACAATTCTAACCCGAGAATATCTAGATGTTCGTCCTGATGGCTGGGTAGATTATGCTCCACAAAGAATTGCTCAATT GGGGGCCAAAAAGTGCTACAATAAGACTCTCTGCGAAGAGAACCTCAATATACTATTACCAGCAAAACCACCTTTTCATCCACGACAGTTTCGTACTTGTGCTGTTGTTGGAAATTCTGGAGATCTTCTGAAGACAGAGTTTGGTGAAGAAATTGACAGCCATGATGCTGTTTTCCGTGATAATGAGGCCCCTGTTAATGAG AAATATGCCAAGTATGTTGGTCTTAAGAGGGATTTCCGTCTAGTTGTAAGGGGTGCTGCTCGTAACATGGTCCCTATTCTAAATGGATCTG ATGACGAGATATTGATAATAAAAAGTCTAACGCACAGAGAAATCAATGCCATTATAAAG ACTATTCCAAATCCAGTCTATCTATTCCAAGGGATTGTACTACGTCGAGGTGCCAAAGGAACTGGGATGAAATCCATTGAGTTAGCACTCTCCATGTGTGATATTGTTGATATATATGGTTTCACTGTTGATCCAGGATACACTGAATG GACAAGATACTTTTCTGCTCCAAGGAAAGGACACAATCCACTTCAGGGTAGAGCATACTACCAACTTCTTGAATGCCTTGGG TTAATAAGGATTCATTCCCCCATGAGATCAATGCGGAAGCAAGACTGGTCAGATGTGCCAAGTAGAGAAATGATTAGCCAAGCACATGCAGCAGCAAAACAATTGAAGCTGAGTCAATCCAATCAAGCTGGCGACTTAGGGCAGTTTGGCAGTTGCAAGGTGTGGGGTGATGTGGACCCCAAAAAAATGGGACCCGTATCAGGATCTCCGGACATGAGTGATGTAAGGAAGAAATCAAATTACAATAAATGGGAAGTCATGCCTTTTAAGAGTTTGAGGAAAGAAGCACAGGATCACTATATCCAGATGCAAGGGGTGTCTCTGTATAAAATGGATGGCAATAGATTGGATGATCTTGTGTGTGTGAGACATCCCTTAAAATCTGATGTGTAG
- the LOC112697109 gene encoding uncharacterized protein isoform X2: MRMERKEEESQSFEVTVNKGKEVDSSPSPAAKNRKEDDYWHSIKLIRQAQFMTGGDKLGLEGLPYVQTYLPSKEDTRAANKVNRNMGDVGTTSNPPDPGAMVDANSPVVSVSISPMVEQASTGWLRIYVVVITLIYSVYWRLVSLEQRQQTLLESLVSLLGILWKVLASLEVSFRTIGVWVATLIVCLQVQTLGGGFPTYPEIITILPPVFLIPNCTILGSKGNPLLGSRGTIRRRLDRYVANNSWSLRSRRPW; this comes from the exons ATGCGAATGGAgaggaaggaagaagagagtCAAAGTTTTGAAGTAACGGTGAATAAGGGGAAAGAAGTAGACTCCTCACCTAGTCCTGCAGCAAAAAATCGGAAGGAAGATGATTATTGGCACTCAATTAAATTGATTAGACAGGCACAATTCATGACTGGAGGTGACAAGCTGGGCTTGGAAGGGCTTCCCTATGTTCAAACATATCTTCCTTCGAAGGAGGATACCAGGGCTGCAAATAAAGTAAATCGCAATATGGGAGACGTGGGTACAACGTCAAATCCACCGGACCCCGGAGCAATGGTTGATGCAAACTCTCCTGTGGTTTCTGTCTCAATTTCTCCCATGGTGGAGCAAGCTTCAACAG GTTGGTTAAGGATTTATGTGGTTGTTATCACTCTAATATACTCTGTTTACTGGAGACTCGTATCTCTGGAACAAAGGCAACAAACATTGCTTGAAAGTTTGGTTTCTCTTCTTGGCATCTTGTGGAAGGTGTTGGCTTCTCTGGAG GTCTCATTCAGGACGATTGGTGTGTGGGTGGCGACTTTAATTGTGTGCTTACAAGTGCAGACACTGGGGGGGGGGTTTCCAACTTATCCGGAGATCATCACCATTTTGCCGCCTGTCTTCTTGATTCCGAATTGCACGATATTAGGTTCCAAGGGGAACCCTTTACTTGGCAGCCGGGGGACCATCCGGAGGAGACTGGACAGGTATGTGGCAAATAACTCATGGTCTCTGCGTTCTCGTAGGCCCTGGTGA